In Leifsonia sp. ZF2019, a genomic segment contains:
- a CDS encoding DUF5684 domain-containing protein — protein sequence MTDKTATLLVLTAVIALIAVIVGLAVFLWYAAALSRVFARRGVEPWRAWVPVLNEAEILRLGGGPAWGVVFFFIPVVCLYAVVLRGMAAHRISATFGRGAGATVLAVLLPPVWATVLASTRDPRPAGAPQSGGAGRREAAVRPDAPAETAAPSPVSPVPVAPSAPVPVAGSEPVPTAIAESDTRAPSGPPPAPEPVPTSEPVSASEPPPISSPFLDAPIASPVVSAPEPEASDSIRSPFLEQSLPDEPPELLQPVEPTEPPQPVDPVESVEQHAILEPGEVLEQDDEAGETIVVERPVAVAWSLVTDDGVRFPLEADVVVLGRRPAGDEPGVQYLAVPDTTRTLSKQHACLTRQGDGWTVADLDSTNGVFLEQDGRERRIASGESTELNGRLLLGSVGLRLEREESR from the coding sequence ATGACCGACAAGACCGCCACCCTGCTCGTCCTCACCGCCGTGATCGCGCTGATCGCGGTCATCGTGGGGCTCGCCGTCTTCCTCTGGTATGCCGCGGCGCTCTCGCGCGTCTTCGCCCGCCGCGGGGTCGAGCCGTGGCGCGCGTGGGTTCCCGTGCTCAACGAGGCCGAGATCCTCCGCCTCGGCGGCGGCCCGGCCTGGGGAGTCGTGTTCTTCTTCATCCCGGTCGTCTGTCTGTACGCCGTCGTGCTGCGCGGGATGGCGGCGCACCGGATCAGCGCGACGTTCGGGCGCGGGGCAGGGGCGACCGTGCTGGCCGTGCTCCTCCCTCCGGTGTGGGCGACGGTGCTGGCATCGACGCGCGACCCGCGGCCGGCCGGCGCTCCGCAGTCGGGCGGAGCGGGGAGGCGCGAGGCGGCCGTGCGGCCCGACGCTCCCGCGGAGACCGCGGCCCCATCGCCGGTGTCGCCCGTCCCTGTCGCGCCGTCGGCTCCTGTGCCCGTCGCGGGATCAGAGCCTGTCCCGACGGCGATCGCGGAATCCGACACGCGTGCGCCATCCGGTCCGCCGCCGGCGCCCGAACCTGTGCCGACGTCCGAGCCGGTTTCTGCGTCCGAGCCGCCGCCGATCAGCAGCCCCTTCCTCGATGCGCCGATCGCTTCGCCCGTGGTCTCCGCGCCGGAGCCGGAGGCTTCCGACAGCATCCGGTCGCCGTTCCTCGAGCAGAGCCTCCCGGACGAGCCGCCTGAGCTGCTGCAGCCGGTCGAGCCGACTGAGCCGCCGCAGCCGGTCGATCCGGTCGAGTCGGTCGAGCAGCACGCGATCCTGGAGCCGGGCGAGGTCCTCGAACAGGACGACGAGGCCGGCGAAACGATCGTCGTCGAGCGCCCGGTCGCGGTCGCCTGGTCCCTCGTCACCGATGATGGCGTGCGGTTCCCCCTGGAGGCGGACGTCGTCGTGCTCGGGCGTCGTCCCGCGGGTGACGAGCCGGGCGTGCAGTACCTCGCCGTGCCCGATACGACACGCACGCTCTCCAAGCAGCACGCCTGCCTCACCCGGCAGGGGGACGGCTGGACGGTCGCCGACCTCGATTCCACCAACGGCGTCTTCCTCGAGCAGGACGGCCGGGAGCGACGCATCGCTTCCGGTGAGTCGACGGAGCTGAACGGCAGGCTCCTGCTCGGGTCCGTCGGCCTGCGGCTCGAACGCGAGGAGTCCCGATGA
- a CDS encoding DUF58 domain-containing protein yields the protein MTEFDDTSSRLTRTVTGTRTRASTVTSVTRSSTGLVEDGVFWGRAAAAAVGSALRGAARWLAETVTAPGWLVVCVLVAGAVAGWVAGWSIGWIVASAAAALIVVCVPFLLGSHDYRVQLALDRERVVAGDDVTGSLVVRNAGARTSLPGRVDVPIGTGLAEAYVPLLAAGAEHTERLSIAAARRGVIDVGPVSVSRGDPVGLLRREALWPEVHTLHVHPVTTVIPGTSAGLIRDLEGLPTSTIVDADLAFHAIRDYVPGDSRRHVHWKSTAKTGRLMVRQYEEARHSRIAVTIGITAEEEYESDDEFELAVSVAASLSLQAVRDGRDLVVTTSAERPELVRGEVVTIRTLPTRNAATMLDGFSEIELAERASRLEDVAKLTAQSHPDLSVVFLVTGAHTPLGRLRAASVSFGPDTRCVGVRCDLGADPAFRRLGPLSILTVGALVDLGKLIARGALQ from the coding sequence ATGACCGAGTTCGACGACACCTCCTCACGGCTGACGCGCACCGTCACCGGCACGCGCACGCGCGCGTCGACGGTGACCAGCGTCACGAGGAGCAGCACCGGCCTCGTCGAGGACGGCGTCTTCTGGGGCCGTGCGGCCGCGGCGGCCGTCGGCTCGGCCCTGCGTGGAGCGGCGCGCTGGCTGGCCGAGACCGTCACCGCACCGGGGTGGCTCGTCGTGTGCGTCCTCGTCGCCGGCGCCGTCGCCGGTTGGGTCGCGGGGTGGAGCATCGGCTGGATCGTCGCCTCCGCGGCCGCCGCGCTCATCGTGGTCTGCGTGCCCTTCCTGCTGGGTTCCCACGACTACCGCGTGCAGCTCGCCCTCGACCGGGAGCGCGTGGTCGCCGGGGACGACGTGACCGGATCCCTCGTCGTCCGCAACGCGGGCGCTCGCACCTCTCTCCCCGGCCGGGTGGACGTCCCGATCGGGACCGGCCTGGCCGAGGCCTACGTTCCCCTGCTCGCGGCGGGGGCCGAGCACACCGAGCGCCTGTCGATCGCGGCGGCGCGGCGCGGCGTCATCGATGTCGGACCGGTGTCGGTCTCGCGCGGCGACCCGGTCGGGCTGCTGCGGCGCGAGGCGCTCTGGCCGGAGGTCCACACCCTTCACGTGCACCCTGTCACCACGGTCATCCCTGGCACCAGTGCCGGGCTCATCCGCGACCTCGAAGGGCTGCCGACCAGCACCATCGTCGACGCCGACCTCGCCTTCCACGCCATTCGGGATTACGTCCCCGGCGACTCCCGCCGCCATGTGCACTGGAAATCGACGGCCAAGACCGGCCGGCTGATGGTCCGCCAGTACGAGGAGGCCAGGCACTCGCGGATCGCGGTCACGATCGGCATCACCGCGGAGGAGGAGTACGAGTCCGACGACGAGTTCGAGCTCGCCGTCAGCGTGGCCGCCTCGCTCAGCCTGCAGGCGGTGCGCGACGGCCGCGACCTGGTCGTGACGACGAGCGCGGAACGGCCGGAGCTCGTGCGCGGCGAGGTCGTCACCATCCGCACCCTCCCGACGCGCAACGCCGCGACCATGCTCGACGGCTTCTCCGAGATCGAGCTGGCGGAGCGGGCGAGTCGGCTGGAAGACGTGGCCAAGCTGACGGCCCAGTCGCATCCCGACCTCTCCGTCGTCTTCCTCGTGACGGGTGCGCACACCCCGCTCGGGCGGCTGCGCGCCGCCTCGGTGTCCTTCGGTCCGGACACCCGGTGCGTCGGCGTCCGCTGCGACCTCGGCGCCGATCCGGCGTTCCGCCGTCTGGGCCCGCTCAGCATCCTCACCGTCGGCGCCCTCGTGGACCTCGGCAAGCTCATCGCCCGCGGAGCTCTCCAGTGA
- a CDS encoding S8 family serine peptidase — protein MNGRSAARVLLAGAAVVAALGLVATPASATTIGASGPPRAVASTARLAEATTGCTGAATLIPQRPPALAQLQASTAWEQSRGAGIVVAVVDSGVDAANPHLASVLAGGTDLVGDGAGSAGYADGYGHGTAIAGEIAAQTVDGSGVEGLAPDARILSVRVFAGTDDQAVAAGSGPSIARLAAGIRYAADAHAQVINVSLSTAVDDPALREAVAYASAHGSLIVASSGNRDSSLAVEKDQQDGVRYPAGYPGVLGVAAIGTGGAVTDDSIHGAHVALSAPGQDVLTAASTGGDCVYASDAPATSFATAYVSAAAALVASAHPDETPAEWAYRLMASAIRAHPGSRDDDAGWGVVQPYEAIVLVPGAETAGPTNPFTASTHAPAAGESPALTVQPNDDSQARQSAAAVVVSVIGLTILAAIAVVGILAARRRRARMEGTA, from the coding sequence ATGAACGGCCGGTCCGCCGCCCGGGTGCTGCTCGCCGGCGCCGCCGTCGTCGCCGCGCTCGGACTGGTCGCGACGCCGGCATCGGCCACGACGATCGGCGCGTCCGGACCCCCTCGAGCCGTCGCGTCGACGGCCCGGCTCGCCGAGGCCACCACAGGCTGCACCGGCGCGGCCACGCTCATCCCGCAGCGTCCGCCCGCGCTCGCACAGCTGCAGGCCTCCACGGCCTGGGAGCAGTCCCGCGGCGCGGGAATCGTGGTCGCCGTCGTCGACTCGGGGGTCGACGCAGCCAACCCGCACCTCGCCTCCGTGTTGGCCGGCGGGACCGATCTGGTCGGCGACGGAGCCGGTTCGGCCGGGTACGCAGACGGCTACGGCCACGGGACGGCGATCGCCGGTGAGATCGCCGCGCAGACCGTCGACGGCTCCGGAGTCGAGGGACTCGCCCCGGACGCTCGGATCCTCTCGGTGCGGGTCTTCGCGGGGACCGACGATCAGGCCGTCGCTGCGGGCAGCGGCCCCAGCATCGCCCGGCTCGCCGCGGGCATCCGCTACGCCGCCGACGCCCATGCCCAGGTCATCAACGTCTCGCTCTCGACCGCCGTCGACGACCCTGCGCTGCGGGAGGCGGTCGCCTACGCGAGCGCCCACGGCAGCCTCATCGTCGCCTCCTCCGGCAACCGCGACTCCTCGCTCGCCGTTGAGAAGGACCAGCAGGACGGCGTGCGGTACCCCGCCGGCTACCCCGGCGTCCTCGGCGTCGCCGCGATCGGAACGGGTGGGGCGGTGACGGACGACAGCATCCACGGCGCACACGTGGCGCTCAGCGCCCCGGGCCAGGACGTGCTCACCGCCGCGAGCACCGGCGGCGACTGCGTCTATGCGTCCGATGCCCCCGCGACCAGTTTCGCGACGGCCTACGTCTCCGCCGCCGCCGCCCTCGTCGCCTCCGCCCATCCCGACGAGACCCCCGCCGAGTGGGCCTACCGGCTGATGGCCAGTGCCATCCGCGCGCATCCCGGCTCGCGTGACGACGACGCGGGCTGGGGTGTCGTGCAGCCGTACGAGGCGATCGTCCTCGTCCCCGGAGCGGAGACGGCCGGGCCGACGAACCCCTTCACCGCGTCGACCCACGCGCCCGCGGCCGGCGAATCGCCTGCGCTGACGGTCCAGCCGAACGACGACAGCCAGGCGAGACAGAGCGCCGCCGCCGTGGTCGTGTCCGTGATCGGGCTCACCATTCTGGCGGCGATCGCTGTGGTCGGCATCCTCGCGGCGCGCCGCAGGCGGGCGCGGATGGAGGGGACGGCCTGA
- the eccB gene encoding type VII secretion protein EccB encodes MASKTDLIEAQNFSRRRLLTAFVSGAPGGKELEPAKPLRAVVIAIVLTAAVLLAGAFYGLIQPGLPQGWQNGRMLIAKDTGARYVSVKGVLHPVINTASARLLIPSSSFAVITTDSHALSGIAVGSPVGIVGAPDALPSADALVNTGWTACVTDDGGVATSIRTRPSATATDRAVVVENGGERWVVAGGLRYGVDGQNADAVLRAAGIDALAPVRVSSDWLNLFSPGAALEPLVITDAGSPVPGGALSDGPLLVGEVIHTSGSAAEQRFVVQGDGSLATLSPLAWQLYQLGSGRTMSTVREVSAASVAGLRTAKAPAGGADWPAEGFTSLTASDRACALLSASGTTVLATAPASAKATSGVTVQAGHGALIDAAGRGAGSAGMLTLVDATGTAFALPGADDETVKRLGYTPDEVGTVEQTWIALLHSGPELSTSAAGATSSASAG; translated from the coding sequence GTGGCGAGCAAGACCGACCTCATCGAGGCCCAGAACTTCTCGCGCCGACGGCTCCTCACCGCGTTCGTCAGCGGCGCGCCGGGCGGCAAGGAGCTCGAGCCCGCGAAGCCCCTGCGAGCCGTCGTGATCGCGATCGTGCTCACCGCCGCCGTGCTGCTCGCCGGGGCGTTCTACGGGCTCATCCAGCCCGGGCTGCCCCAGGGCTGGCAGAACGGCCGCATGCTCATCGCGAAGGACACCGGCGCCCGCTACGTCTCGGTGAAAGGCGTCCTCCACCCGGTGATCAACACCGCGAGCGCGCGTCTCCTCATCCCGTCCTCCAGCTTCGCCGTCATCACGACCGACTCGCACGCGCTCTCGGGCATCGCGGTCGGCTCCCCGGTCGGGATCGTCGGCGCACCCGACGCTCTCCCGAGCGCCGACGCACTCGTGAACACCGGCTGGACCGCCTGTGTGACCGACGACGGTGGTGTCGCGACATCGATCCGCACCCGCCCCTCCGCGACGGCGACCGACCGCGCCGTGGTCGTCGAGAACGGCGGCGAGCGCTGGGTCGTCGCGGGCGGCCTGCGCTACGGGGTGGATGGGCAGAACGCCGATGCCGTGCTCCGCGCCGCCGGGATCGACGCCTTGGCGCCTGTGCGGGTGTCCTCCGACTGGCTCAACCTCTTCTCGCCCGGCGCCGCTCTGGAGCCGCTCGTCATCACCGACGCCGGCTCGCCCGTCCCGGGCGGGGCGCTGAGCGACGGCCCCCTGCTGGTGGGCGAGGTCATCCACACCTCCGGCAGTGCCGCCGAGCAGCGTTTCGTCGTCCAGGGCGACGGGTCTCTCGCGACCCTCAGCCCCCTGGCCTGGCAGCTCTACCAGCTCGGCTCCGGGCGCACGATGTCGACCGTGCGTGAGGTGTCGGCGGCCTCCGTCGCCGGTCTCCGCACGGCGAAGGCACCGGCGGGCGGGGCGGACTGGCCGGCGGAGGGCTTCACCTCCCTCACCGCGAGCGATCGCGCCTGCGCCCTGCTCAGCGCGAGCGGCACCACCGTGCTCGCGACGGCGCCGGCCTCGGCGAAGGCGACATCGGGCGTCACCGTGCAGGCCGGACACGGCGCCCTGATCGACGCCGCGGGTCGTGGAGCCGGCAGTGCCGGGATGCTGACCCTCGTCGATGCCACGGGAACCGCGTTCGCGCTCCCCGGCGCCGACGACGAGACGGTGAAGCGCCTGGGCTACACGCCGGACGAAGTGGGCACCGTCGAACAGACCTGGATCGCACTCCTGCACAGCGGACCGGAGCTCAGCACGTCCGCGGCGGGCGCGACGTCGAGCGCATCCGCCGGATGA
- a CDS encoding transglutaminase domain-containing protein, translated as MSAPAGLDGAREAARRARARRSSSLRLDLPQTVLACAYVLVALGLACALAWPIYRTPLLIGVAAYAGVVGVGSAIAARMLRWPLWLHLVAVAGAYLVGVVPLAVPAALSSPTGVLRGLLDGVTGIVLGWKQLLTLDLPVGQYQAVLVPVYALFLIGAALAAGLALSPGRRAAVAVPVTLVMGVFGIAFGPTDPGAPLLVAGIRIDAPREVLLGLLLVAVSLLWLSLRSRLRRRAALAAARGTVGVVRQGSASTAAAVRRRLLGAALIVVALVAGFTAGPALAGVSTRETLRTATEPLLVVQQQTTPLGRYRASFEKDAYDRVMFTVSGADASIDRLRMATLDDWDGEHFLVSGDARFSRLPGGSPAASARALTVTIGEGYSGIWLPMPSDARTAPSFSGSRAAALADAFYLDKQTGAGIDVAPEPDGARGVRAGDRYQVQGTGTPRVALADPGSSSLLDLTQHPQLAAWVKAQQQPRTAAGFEELVKRLRDRGYLSHSLAEDDQASAWISALRRQSAYPFESSFAGHSTARVEELFSQLLEQQDRVGSASSADMLVAGVGDDEQFAAAGALLARAVGYESRVVVGVRMGAGETGGIPDCSGECTGANLAAWIEVRAPGAADWTTVDVEPQFTKAPTLISLDHELPKNPTVPEQPQVGTVLPPAAQHDDRDATRAVVTEQPEWVVVLLRVLTIVGLAVVTLLLLTLPFLVVLVAKRTRRRRRRRAPVPEVAVVGAWAELMDARTDIGEAASTGTRRDAAAAMDSATAVELAALVDIAVFAEHPPTRDAADRAWELVDTERARLRAEHGPVRSLLAALNPASFVRALGRPRPVSSWLAFATPRSRKAGA; from the coding sequence GTGAGCGCGCCGGCGGGCCTCGACGGCGCGCGGGAGGCCGCACGCCGGGCGCGAGCGCGGCGGTCGTCGTCTCTGCGCCTCGACCTGCCCCAGACCGTCCTGGCGTGCGCGTACGTGCTCGTCGCGCTCGGGCTCGCCTGCGCTCTGGCGTGGCCCATCTACCGCACACCGTTGCTGATAGGCGTTGCCGCCTACGCGGGTGTCGTCGGCGTGGGCAGCGCGATCGCCGCCCGGATGCTCCGTTGGCCGTTGTGGCTCCACCTCGTCGCGGTCGCGGGTGCTTATCTGGTCGGAGTCGTCCCGCTCGCCGTGCCCGCGGCCCTCTCGTCTCCGACGGGTGTGCTCCGCGGGCTGCTGGACGGGGTCACCGGAATCGTCCTCGGCTGGAAGCAGCTCCTGACCCTCGACCTCCCCGTCGGGCAGTATCAGGCGGTGCTCGTCCCGGTCTACGCGCTCTTCCTGATCGGCGCCGCCCTCGCGGCCGGCCTCGCCCTGTCGCCCGGTCGCCGCGCGGCCGTCGCCGTCCCCGTCACGCTCGTGATGGGCGTGTTCGGGATCGCCTTCGGGCCGACTGATCCCGGTGCGCCGCTGCTGGTCGCGGGCATCCGGATCGACGCTCCGCGGGAGGTGCTGCTCGGCCTCCTCCTCGTCGCCGTCTCCCTCCTCTGGCTCTCGCTGCGGTCCCGCCTGCGTCGCCGTGCCGCCCTCGCCGCCGCCCGCGGGACCGTCGGCGTCGTGCGCCAGGGTTCGGCGTCGACCGCCGCGGCCGTCCGCCGCCGTCTGCTGGGGGCCGCGCTGATCGTGGTGGCCCTCGTGGCCGGTTTCACCGCCGGGCCGGCGCTGGCGGGTGTGAGCACGCGGGAGACGCTGCGCACCGCCACCGAGCCGCTCCTCGTCGTGCAGCAGCAGACGACCCCGCTCGGCCGCTACCGCGCCTCGTTCGAGAAGGACGCCTACGACCGGGTGATGTTCACGGTGTCGGGCGCCGACGCGAGCATCGACCGGCTGCGGATGGCGACCCTCGACGACTGGGACGGCGAGCACTTCCTCGTCTCCGGGGATGCGCGCTTCTCGCGTCTGCCGGGCGGCTCGCCCGCCGCGTCCGCACGTGCGCTCACGGTCACCATCGGCGAGGGCTATTCGGGGATCTGGCTCCCGATGCCGTCGGACGCCCGCACGGCGCCGTCGTTCTCCGGCTCCCGCGCGGCCGCCCTCGCCGACGCCTTCTACCTCGACAAGCAGACCGGCGCGGGCATCGATGTCGCCCCCGAGCCCGACGGGGCGCGCGGTGTGAGGGCCGGCGACCGCTATCAGGTTCAGGGGACCGGGACGCCGAGAGTCGCGCTCGCCGACCCGGGGAGCAGCAGCCTGCTCGACCTCACGCAGCATCCTCAGCTCGCCGCCTGGGTGAAGGCGCAGCAGCAGCCGCGCACTGCGGCCGGGTTCGAGGAGCTCGTGAAGCGGCTCCGCGACCGCGGGTACCTCAGCCATTCCCTCGCCGAGGACGATCAGGCATCGGCGTGGATCTCCGCCTTGCGCCGTCAGTCCGCCTATCCGTTCGAATCGAGTTTCGCCGGCCACTCGACGGCGCGCGTCGAGGAGCTGTTCAGTCAGCTCCTCGAGCAGCAGGACCGGGTCGGGAGCGCCTCCAGCGCCGACATGCTCGTCGCGGGGGTCGGCGACGACGAGCAGTTCGCGGCCGCGGGGGCTCTGCTCGCGCGGGCGGTCGGGTACGAGTCGCGGGTCGTCGTGGGCGTGCGGATGGGTGCAGGGGAGACCGGCGGGATCCCCGACTGCTCGGGCGAGTGCACGGGGGCGAACCTCGCGGCGTGGATCGAGGTGCGCGCCCCGGGAGCCGCCGACTGGACGACGGTCGACGTCGAGCCCCAGTTCACCAAGGCACCGACCCTGATCTCGCTCGACCACGAGCTTCCCAAGAACCCCACGGTGCCCGAGCAGCCGCAGGTCGGGACGGTGCTCCCGCCCGCGGCGCAGCACGACGACCGCGACGCGACCCGCGCGGTCGTGACCGAGCAGCCCGAGTGGGTGGTCGTCCTCCTGCGGGTGCTCACGATCGTGGGGCTCGCCGTCGTGACGCTCCTGCTGCTGACGTTGCCGTTCCTCGTCGTGCTCGTCGCCAAGCGGACCCGTCGCCGTCGTCGCCGCCGCGCTCCGGTGCCGGAGGTCGCCGTCGTCGGAGCGTGGGCAGAGCTGATGGACGCCCGTACGGATATCGGGGAGGCCGCCTCCACGGGAACGCGGCGCGACGCGGCGGCGGCGATGGACTCCGCCACGGCGGTCGAGCTCGCGGCTCTCGTCGATATCGCCGTCTTCGCCGAGCACCCGCCCACCCGGGATGCGGCCGACCGCGCCTGGGAGCTGGTCGACACCGAGCGCGCGCGTCTGCGGGCCGAGCACGGTCCCGTCCGATCGCTGCTCGCCGCGCTCAACCCGGCGTCGTTCGTCCGTGCACTCGGCCGCCCGCGGCCCGTGTCGTCCTGGCTCGCGTTCGCGACGCCCCGATCGCGGAAGGCGGGCGCATGA
- a CDS encoding PP2C family protein-serine/threonine phosphatase: MTATQSVQLSSDARSDTGRKRAANEDSFLAVPPVFAVADGMGGHEAGAQASAHVVAALRETLCTGGPVDLVRVSAAIDEASRRVSALAATRERGAGSTLTGVILVVHDGRPHWLIVNVGDSRVYRLVGGYLEQLTVDHSLVQERVDAGTLRPEDRGTAPDKNVITRALGSVDARADSWLMPVTTGERLLVCSDGLHGELSDEQLREILVAGGRPAATTAALVEAANRAGGRDNVTAVVVDVLSGGDPGGDGPADTRESHAWTDDGDTVPV, translated from the coding sequence ATGACGGCGACGCAGTCCGTCCAGCTGAGTTCCGATGCCCGCAGCGACACCGGTCGAAAGCGCGCCGCGAACGAGGACTCGTTCCTCGCCGTGCCGCCGGTGTTCGCCGTCGCCGACGGTATGGGCGGTCATGAGGCCGGAGCCCAGGCCAGCGCGCACGTCGTGGCCGCCCTGCGCGAGACGCTCTGCACCGGAGGCCCCGTCGACCTGGTGCGCGTCTCGGCCGCGATCGACGAGGCGTCGCGCCGGGTCTCGGCGCTTGCCGCGACCCGGGAACGGGGTGCCGGCAGCACGCTCACGGGAGTCATCCTCGTGGTCCACGACGGCCGGCCGCACTGGCTCATCGTCAACGTCGGCGACTCGCGCGTCTACCGCCTCGTCGGCGGCTACCTGGAGCAGCTCACGGTCGACCACTCCCTGGTGCAGGAGCGCGTCGATGCGGGGACGCTGCGCCCTGAGGACCGCGGCACCGCACCGGACAAGAACGTCATCACCCGAGCGCTCGGCTCGGTGGACGCGCGCGCCGACAGCTGGCTGATGCCGGTCACGACGGGCGAGCGTCTCCTGGTCTGCTCGGACGGGCTCCACGGCGAACTCAGCGACGAACAGCTCCGCGAGATCCTCGTGGCGGGCGGGCGCCCGGCGGCGACCACGGCTGCGCTCGTGGAGGCGGCGAACCGGGCGGGCGGTCGCGACAACGTCACGGCGGTGGTCGTCGACGTGCTCTCGGGCGGTGACCCCGGCGGCGACGGACCGGCCGACACCCGCGAATCCCACGCCTGGACGGACGACGGGGACACGGTGCCGGTATGA